The DNA window GCCTACGACGACATACATCGGATGGGTTAACTACGAATGGGTATTCGACGGTTCAGAGTTGGGGTTCCCGGTGTTGAAATGGAACATGGTTTGACGAAGATGATACTCCAGCACAAGTTGGTTCTAAAGCTCAACGAAGACTTCTACGAATCTGTAGAAAGGGTCTCCGAAGAGCTAGAAAGTGTCAGGAAGGTTAAAGTCAGGATGGATGAGGACGTATGAGAACGGAAAAGTCCACGATCTACTGATCCCCATGCCAGACAAGTATCGATACGtcaaacttttgattgattgtattttttttttccgaaTGAAGAACTTGGTGTAAAGCCCATCATGGAAATCAAAATTGATGCTGAAACTGGGGAAGAGCAGTTGAGgctgaatcgaaaaaaaaaatgtgtcgcTGTTGTATGGGTTACGAATGAGCCTTAAATATATGTTGTACCGTATTGTGAACATCTACGGTGTCACTCTGTGCACACACACGAAAAATGAGTTCTTGCACATGGAGTTCATCATAGTAGCCCTTGACTTTGTCTCTTTGATATTTCGACCAACCTACAGGTAAGACGCACGATAATATATTGTACCGGTTGATTCCTTTCCCAGTCCGGGGTATATAGAATACACAGCTGTCTTTCAGATTATATACCCAAGGAAAGAGGTAATCCGATAGTTCCGTTGCAACGAAACTGGTCATTTTAAGACCGAATGTACGCTGAAGCATCTATGGATGGGGGCCAACAAAAGCATTTGCTATGATGACCAAAGCGGACCACGGCATGAGAGTTAGATTGGTCATCGACACGGGTGCAAGCGACCTTATTGTGAAGGACGAGAAGCTGTTGAAAGACGTTTAAGAGCTGGAGAAGCCGATCAGAATCTGTGGGCTGATTGGAAAAAAGCGATTAAAAGTGTTGTGgaaaacaatgaaataaaaaaaaagtggaATTGTACAATGTTCTTTTAACTCCGTGCCTTGAAGAGAATCTCTTTTCGGTTGGAAGGAGCAATTTTACAGGTGAAGAGATTATCTACGAATATGAAAATAATATAAGCAAGCTCGGCATTGTTTGCAAAAAGTGAGCTTTGAAATAATACGCTATATCGGTAAATTCAGATTTAGAGAAACTAATTTAGAAGGATATGATTGAGGGTATCAATCAAGCTTTTGAAAATATTAGTGGAGCAAACGTCAACTTGGTTGGTTGGAACTCATACAACCGGAACGCATGGACCAGGAAACATGATGGGTATCGTGTAACTTTTATTGCAGAATTTATGCACTTTCTCGAGGTTTACCTCATGAAATAGAAATCGAAGGCTTGcgagaaatttaaagaattcgaAGCTATGGCTATCATTCTTCGAATGCCGTATTTCAAAGCTGAGGTTTATTAAGGCGCCATGGACCATTCGCCTGTTTTGGAAATGATATGCATTTCGAAAATGCTTCCACTCTCCGTATTTCTTTTTCGTCGTCGCTAGAGCAGCTTTGGTTTTCACTGTTGGATGTTTGGTGTTTTTAGTGACTCTGGCATAgccgtttttctttttttccgtCAATCATCATTCTTTGTGAATGATAAGCCGGTAAATTACGCAGATAACATTacctttgtttagaaaacatgtGACTCTCGGAAGCCGGCTAACCAgagtttacaaaaaaaaaacgaaaagctAAACAAAATCTTTGCCTTTTAAAGTTTCTGTATAATATaagattaaataaataaatagataataTACTACACTTTATAGGTGTCCCTCTTCGACACCTCCAACTCATAACGATTAAAAACCAACATCCTTCCATTAAGTAGAGATTACGCCTCAACAGTAGACAAACTAAAACGGTTCTACCCTGAATCGATTCTGAACCCAAAACTGAGGCCAAAACGTTTCGAAACCAATTTCatcatttcattttctttttcaatattTGCCATCTCTAAATAGGCTAAATGGCACAATTCATTCACTGAACTCAGTTTTAATGACGTTTGTTATGAAGAACCagtatttttaagtttttttaagTTTCGGCTCAACGATAATCATTTTTACCGTTTCTGCCAGAGACCATTTCATCAGAAATTTTGTTGAGTCACTCAGGACTAGAAAAATGCGTAGGAACTACGGATTCGGGACACTTTCATTATACTGTAACAGAGCCTCTAAGAGTCAGATTGGGAATGTTTTTACAGCGAATTGTTTGGATAATACACATATTTCAGTGGCGAAAGATTTGTCTTgtgcaatattaaaaaaaaaatgaaaaatttattctgTGCACCAACGTCGAAAACCAGAAGATGCCATTTAATAGATGACGAAATATATGTTAAGATAGTTTCCAGATAGGGGTCTAGACAAAAATTTTGGGGTGGCATCTCTAGCAAATTTGCGTTTGTTTTCGCCGCGAAATTTTCTCGGAAACTGATGATCCAGCAAGAAATTTGCAGTTGCTGAAAACCAAACTTTATCacattcattcattcaaacaatGGACTGAAGCTATATGGTTAACCTTTTATTAGTGCTAATAAACTGCCTAAATTTGCTAAAGATTTTtagaaacaatacaaaaatgcgctttaaaacttaaaaaaaaattaaaaaaaccctTTTAGAAACATATTTTGTTCAAATCTGAATAATGTCAAAGTTGTATTATATGTGAAAGTCGGTAAAGTCGCTGATGTAGGTCAGTTATCTTTATAGTGTTTCAAAACACTAGAATAGGTGCACGGTTTTCTCTCTTCCTTTTCCTTGTCTGTGCCATCACTATAGTATTCATTAGAATGGCAAAATTGGTAGATTTATGGATAGAATAGCATCGCCAATTTGCTTATTAAGAGCGAGTAAAAAATACCCGAAATATGTTCAAGCAAATACACCGTTGATGGCctataattattaaatttgcTTCACAGATACCAATTATCTAGTTTGCTATGACGGATAGGCCTATTTCTAGCTATGCCTACTCATCTTCATTCACCAATGCCCAAATTCACCCCCGTTACCGGTTGGCATCCCATCATCCCACAGCCTGCTTTATCCTGTACTGTACACATACTTACAGCGGCTCGTGGTGATGTGGGCTCGGTTGCTCGGTGCCGACCGCCCAGGTACAACGCGACGGTAGATCAGGCCGTTTGAAGCTAGCCAGAAACTCCTCACGCGATTCGGCATCGCTGTTCTGTAGCCCATTTTGTTGGTGGCCATTCATCGGACACTGGCGATGTTCGTTGGACATTTCGGCTTCACACAGAAAAAAACACTCCACTTTTTTACTCTATTGATTATCAAGAGAACGACAAAAATAACACTTAGAACTTCACCGAAAAAAAAGAACAACCGCTCTCAGCTACGATTCGAGCCCGACTGAACCGTTACCCGGTGTCNNNNNNNNNNNNNNNNNNNNNNNNNNNNNNNNNNNNNNNNNNNNNNNNNNNNNNNNNNNNNNNNNNNNNNNNNNNNNNNNNNNNNNNNNNNNNNNNNNNNNNNNNNNNNNNNNNNNNNNNNNNNNNNNNNNNNNNNNNNNNNNNNNNNNNNNNNNNNNNNNNNNNNNNNNNNNNNNNNNNNNNNNNNNNNNNNNNNNNNNNNNNNNNNNNNNNNNNNNNNNNNNNNNNNNNNNNNNNNNNNNNNNNNNNNNNNNNNNNNNNNNNNNNNNNNNNNNNNNNNNNNNNNNNNNNNNNNNNNNNNNNNNNNNNNNNNNNNNNNNNNNNNNNNNNNNNNNNNNNNNNNNNNNNNNNNNNNNNNNNNNNNNNNNNNNNNNNNNNNNNNNNNNNNNNNNNNNNNNNNNNNNNNNNNNNNNNNNNNNNNNNNNNNNNNNNNNNNNNNNNNNNNNNNNNNNNNNNNNNNNNNNNNNNNNNNNNNNNNNNNNNNNNNNNNNNNNNNNNNNGGACAGCAATCTCTCCAAGTCTAATCAGGTCAACAATGTGGTTCGGAGGATATCCTTCGAATTTTCCGAAGATTTGCTCCGATTCTCTCACTCCTAACAAGACATAAGCTGGTACGATCTGTGGTAGTTCCAATTTTTACCTACTGCGACGTAGTTAATTACCACGGACTGTCAGCATCACTGAAACAACAACTACATAGGTGCTTCAAATCAGCTGTTCGCTTCGTCTACAACCTTCGTCTTCGTGATACAACCGCCGCAGTCAGAAACACGATCCTTGGACACGGTTCACCAACGAACTACCACGAAAGAATTTACTGTTTCCTGAAGCAAGGGCATAGCGGAATATTACAAAACGAACAAAACACAAAATGCTCTCTTATCTTAGTAATAGGAAAAGTCTTAAAATCTCTTCAATGTTTTTCCTTTTCCCCTATttgttacttttatttgccGCCATTGCGACATCCTGCCTATTGTTTATTACTGTTCGTTAAGTttctaaagttttttttactccTCTATTACGCACAACTTCCTATTACTCATATGAGGGACTGTGAAAAAATAAGTTAGTCAATGAACCTGCTGCCTTTGTTCtacaacaaaacaaaccaaacagaAAATAGCCTGACTGTCCTTACTTACATTACTTTGCACAAAACAGAACGCGGTGGTGATGAACAGTGAACCTCGTTCGCTCgaagtaaaaaaaattacacaCGAAACTAACTGGATGAGTACGATTCCTAACTGGCAAACAATTGCCGAACCTATCTAGAACAACATCGTTCCCATACCGCCCATTTCACTCTGCTTCTTAACGAAAATCTCAAAGTACTGATAGATGATAGTCACGGCCAGCAGAATACCGGTTCCGGATCCAATCGCACCCATAAAATCCGCAATCACCGACAACGCTCCGATACACAACCCACCAAACGCAGCCGCCGTCGGAATGTACCGATTCAACTCGTGGATCATCGAATTCTCCCGATGACCACGCATAATCATCTGCTGTTCCTTCAGCTGCTTGGCGACATCCTTGGCCGAACTGCCGGAAACGTCGATCCACATCTTGGAGAAGAATGCACAACTGCCCAGCATAAAGACGATGTAAAGCACGGCGTGAATCGGATCGGTTGCGATATGCGACTAGTTCTCCGGTGGCGACATATAGTAGCAGAGACCTCCGATCGGGTAGGCACGAGCCGGTCCACCACCGATTCACTGCGGGATATATTTACAATTTTCCATTAAAGCTTCACAAGAGACGTTATtccattcgtaacccaactttgtaccgggaaacaagtgctttttgttctctccggtgtggtttagttttttcggtggtacgaaggtgcttgctgtggcagaggctgcagtaaagcattactaataaacagtcccgcgagtgataattgttacctgcgatatcagttaaagtagtgcagtgaagtgcgttactaaacatttttcttgcctgaaagacggctttgtttagacgagctatatcagctctaatgtgtgaaggtcacgcgggtgacgaataaaacaaacgaaggatcaattcacctaccagctcgtcaggaaccaactggtgaagtgtttcgttttttacttttcttatcgattttttttctttttattgcttttgattttttattttgatttaagttaaacagtgcggtcgagcgtgttgctcccgcaacaaaatggaacaaacagaaggatcaccctccgaagaggaatattatgaagaagaagaacgtatatctgatactgagacagataatgttatggtcgatccacttcccccactttcccccaatgtctcacagcccccccgagtcaaggtttaccaggatggatccgctggtccttgggtggtatactttcggcccaaaaataaaccgttaaacagcataactgttgcacgggagctgacaaaacgttactcggccgtaaccgagattaaaaaggttcagtcagacaaactgcgcgtagtcgttactgacttgaaacaggccaatgatatcgttagaaatagcctctttacgctggagtatcgcgtctacatcccttctcgtgatgtggagatcgacggtgtggtaagtgatgcgggtctaactgtcgatgatctgatgaatgatggggctggccgctttaaggaccctaaccttcaatcagttaagattttggagtgcaagcaattgcactcaaagtccatcgaagatggtaattactatccatcagactcgtttcgcgtaaccttcgccggatctgcacttccgagctacgttgaagtgggaggagctcgtctacctgtacgcctgtttgtaccgcgggtcatgaattgttccaattgcaagcagctaggtcacacggccacctactgtagcaacaagcaacggtgcggtaaatgtggggaacgccatgcggatgatacttgcagtagccctgctgagaagtgtgtttactgtggggagaatccgcatgcacttttgacatgcccaacgtacaaacttcgcgcggataaactgaagcgatccgccaaagatcgctccagacgctcttacgcagaaatgcttaaaagagctgttccacttatctccgaaaacccattcgctctcttgccaactgacgataacgcctctaacgacccttgcgaggggcattctttggctccgcttggaaactctaggaaaagacctaatcaaaactca is part of the Topomyia yanbarensis strain Yona2022 chromosome 1, ASM3024719v1, whole genome shotgun sequence genome and encodes:
- the LOC131676499 gene encoding protein transport protein Sec61 subunit alpha-like, which codes for MLGSCAFFSKMWIDVSGSSAKDVAKQLKEQQMIMRGHRENSMIHELNRYIPTAAAFGGLCIGALSVIADFMGAIGSGTGILLAVTIIYQYFEIFVKKQSEMGGMGTMLF